One Phycisphaeraceae bacterium genomic window, GACCTGACCGAGCAGGAACGCGAGACCGACGAAAAATTCGAAAAGCACGGGATCACCATCGTCTGCGATCCCAAGAGCTATCTCTATCTCAACGGCGTCGAGATCGACTTCAAAGATGAGGTCATGGGACGCGGTTTCGTCTTCAAGAACCCGAACGCCACTAGTTCGTGCGGCTGCGGCAGCAGCTTCAGCGCGTAACAGCCGCCCGATACGGAGCCGCGGCGGTTCGAGAGCGGCCGAAATAGCAATTCTTCCCTTGTTTCATAAGGGCTGAGCCATTAGCTACTTCAGTTATTGCTCGGCTTGCTGAAACCCTTGCCTATTTTAACGCTATACCTCGGAGATCATGTTTCTCAGAGAATATTTTCTCATTTCCGGGGTTGTCAGGCGTGGATTAGGGATGTAGGCTGACTATTGCATTTGAATTGTTTTGATGGGATCGCATCTGCGGAAGATGCGCCCGGTTTTCATCTCTAGATCAAAGGAAAGAGGAGGAGAGATGGCCATATCAAAAATACGCCGACTCCACCCACTGATGTTTGCGGCTGTGTGGGCATCAATAACTACGGCAGCCGTTGCTTCGCCGCGCTATCTGGCCGGTCAGACAGGTACATTCGGCCTGCCTATGACCGACAGCTGGAACTATAACTCCGTCGGCCAGACCCTCAATTCGCTCGACGATGCCTATTCCGTCAGCTTCACTGCGACAAGTAACTTCACTATTGACCGTGCGATGCAGCGATACGTCGGCGTCGATGCGGGAACCACGCTTCGCATCGGCATCCAGGCGGATAACGGCAGCGGTGCGCCCGACGGCACATTTCTCAGTTCGACGGTATTTGATCCTGTGGACGGTAACCCCGTTTCCATGACTGCATTCACCGCAGTCAATCTCACGTCTGGAAATGTCTATCACCTCGTCACCCAGCCAGAAACCCTCGGGGGCGGCGAGTCCATGCTTATTTACACTTCATCGTCGAGCAATGCCTACCGCCCCTACGATCGCGCTCTCGACCCCGCACAGCATCGAAATGTTAAGACTAATGGCGGCGCGTGGATCTCAGTGTCATCCGACCCCTATGTCATTTTTGCCAACGGTTCGGACACCAATATCATCCCTGATATCAGCCAGCCTTACGGCACAATGGGAAGCACTTCGATCATAACGCAGGGAGGCGGAGGTTCACGCATAGGTACGGAGTTTTCCATCACCGATGGCGAGGTTCCCGTTGGAGCAACTGTCCGGATCAGTGACGTGACACTACGACTCACAAAGGGAGGAGCCCTCAACCCCAGCCAAGTATTTACTCTGGCCCTGCGTGAGTTAGATGGCACCCTACTGGGCAAGGTTGATGTACCGGTCAATACGATCCCTTCCGGGGCTAACACTTTGACATGGAACTTCGACTCGCCGATTGACCTGATTCAAGGGCAGTCTTACCTGTTCACCACCAGCTATGCAGCCGGCAGCAGCAGTAGTGACATAATCACTCTTTACATTGCTTACGCTCCATACCCCGCAGGTGTCGGAGGCGACTCCGGCTGGCTTGGCCGAATTGCTTCCAGAGCCAGTTCCGATGACTGGACTACGCACACTACTTCCGCTTCCATCGGCGACCTGCCAGTGAGTTTCACCGGCGTCGTCTTCGTTCCCGAGCCGGCGAGTCTTGTGTTGATGACGCTCGCGGGCGTTGCCTTGGTTGGTCGCCGTAATCGGATGGTTTGATTCAACAGCAGATGGAGCGTTTTGATTTGTTGGGAAAGTATTGCGGGGGAGAAGGGGTCAGTTTTGGATAACTTCATTTTCGCGCGAACCCGTACCCTCAATGCTAAGCGCCATCTGTGGCGGACGATCGCCACTGCGGTCATTCTGCCCGCCTCACTTGCGGGATTTTCTTCCGCCCGGGCTGACAACATCACCTGGGATGTGGCTGGCAGCGGTGCGTGGGACACCACCAGCCTGAACTGGGACAACAGCGGCTCACCCGATACCTTCACCAACGGCGACACGGTTACGTTCGACACCTCCGCAGCTGCAACCGCCACCTACACCATCACCGTTGATGCCGGGGGCGTCACGCCCGGCGCGATCAATATCGGCGGCGCGCCTGGCACCAGTCCCGTCATCCACTACAACTTTACCGGCGGGGCCATCGGCGGTGCCTCGACCAAGATGACCATCACCTCGCCTAACGACGCCAACGCCGCCGGCGCAATTGTGACACTCCAGTCAGCTAACACATTCG contains:
- the erpA gene encoding iron-sulfur cluster insertion protein ErpA; protein product: MAIELSESAAKEIRNIIKDQSDKQELDAAKVRLRVGVKGGGCSGFSYVLDLTEQERETDEKFEKHGITIVCDPKSYLYLNGVEIDFKDEVMGRGFVFKNPNATSSCGCGSSFSA
- a CDS encoding PEP-CTERM sorting domain-containing protein, which produces MAISKIRRLHPLMFAAVWASITTAAVASPRYLAGQTGTFGLPMTDSWNYNSVGQTLNSLDDAYSVSFTATSNFTIDRAMQRYVGVDAGTTLRIGIQADNGSGAPDGTFLSSTVFDPVDGNPVSMTAFTAVNLTSGNVYHLVTQPETLGGGESMLIYTSSSSNAYRPYDRALDPAQHRNVKTNGGAWISVSSDPYVIFANGSDTNIIPDISQPYGTMGSTSIITQGGGGSRIGTEFSITDGEVPVGATVRISDVTLRLTKGGALNPSQVFTLALRELDGTLLGKVDVPVNTIPSGANTLTWNFDSPIDLIQGQSYLFTTSYAAGSSSSDIITLYIAYAPYPAGVGGDSGWLGRIASRASSDDWTTHTTSASIGDLPVSFTGVVFVPEPASLVLMTLAGVALVGRRNRMV